The genomic interval CGGCCGTCGCCGTGGCGCTGAGCCGCAGCGAGCACGTGCTCTTCGCGAAGGATGCCCGCAGCGCGCTGCAGAAGATCGTGGCGGCGATGCCGGAGCGGGCGCTCGCAGAGGCGCGCGCCACGGCCCAGAAGGTGCGGCTGCTCGTTCGGCCGGTGGCCGATCCCGATGCTGCGGTCGCCGAGACCATCTGGCGCGCCGTGCGAGGACGGTGTCGATGCGTGAGGTGGTGGCCTCGCCGATGCGGAGTTCGCCGAGGGCGGGGCGGATGTGGTTCTTGATCGCACGTCGATACGTGTCCAGCGAGGTAGGCGACCGCGTCCCGTCGGCGACCAGACCTTCGAACCTCTTCTCCCAAAGGTCAAGGAGGTGGTTGATCTTGTGCATCGCGCTGAGCTCGCCGGACTGGTTGGTCTTGGCGCGATCGTGGAGCTTCTGCTGTAGGGCACGCTCGGCCGCGGTTCTGGTCTTGCCGTACTTCGACACTTGGCGGACGTGACCGTCGTGGTCGCGGAACTTGGCCTGCGACTTGTACTTGACGGGCCTGCCCCTGGTGTCGGTGTGAACGACCCAGGTCGAGATCTCGCCCCATGAACCGACGGGTAGCGGTGGCTTCGCCATCTCAGGCCTCCAACCGGTGTGATGGTTGGCTGATCAACGCCTGTTGGACCCGAGAATCCGCGAGATCGGTATCAGTGCGAACTGATGTGATGTGACGCACAGTCACGATCAGATGAAGGGTGGCAGCTGGTCGTTCAGTTGCTGCGCGGCGATCGGCTCGACATGGGCACTCGGCAAATGAGTGCATAACGAGTGCGTTGCAGACATGACGAAGCCCAGGCCACTTAAGTGACCTGGGCTTTTGTGCGCCGCCAGGGACTCGAACCCCGAACCCGCTGATTAAGAGTCAGCTGCTCTGCCAATTGAGCTAGCGGCGCGAACGAAGAGGATCGTAGCAGGGGGATCGGGGAGATGCGAAATCGGTTAGCGGGTGAGGATGGTCATGGCGGCGTTGTGGCCGCCGAGGCCGGAGACGGCGCCGCCTCGGCGGGCGCCGGAGCCGCAGATCAGGAGGTTGGCGACGTCGGTTTCGGTGCCCCAGCGGCCGGCGTCGGCGGGGTCGGTGGCCCAGGGCCACTGGAGGTCGCCGTGGAAGATGTGGCCGCCGGGCATGCCGACGGATTCCTCGATGTCGTACGGCGTCTTGGCCTCGATGCAGAGGTTGCCGTCGGCGTCGCGGGCGATGCAGTTCTCGAGCGGTTCGGCCAGGTACGACTCCAGGCCGGCCAGCACCCGCCGAACAGACTCGGCCCGGACCGAATCGTTGTCCGAGGCAAACAATCGGGCGGGGAAATGGACCCCGAAGACCGTCAGCGTCTGGTGGCCGGAGGCAACCAGTTCGCGGGACAGGATCGACGGATCGGTGAGCGAGTGGCAGTACACCTCGGACGGTGGCACCGTCGGCAGCTCGCCACTCAGAGCCGACTGGTACGCCGACTCCAGCTGGCTGTAGTCCTCGTCGATGTGGAACGTGCCGGCGAACGCCCGCGCCGGGTCGTCGCCGGTCTTCAGGGTAGGGAGGCGGCGCAGCAGCAGGTTGATCTTCAGCTGTGACCCCTCCGGCTTCTCGACACCGGTCTGGCCACGCAGTGCAGCCAGCGTGGACGGTGCGACGTTCGACAGGACCCAGGAGCAGTCCACGGACCGCTCACCGTCACCGCCGAGCCACGTGACGGAGCCGCGGACCCCGTCTGCTTCGACAGAGGTCACTGACGCGTTGGTGACGAGTACGGCGCCCGCACGCCGAGCCGCCGCGGCCAGCGCATCGGTGACCGCGCCCATGCCGCCGACGGGCACCCGCCACTCACCGGTGCCGTTGCCGATGAGGTGGTACAGGAAGCACCGGTTCTGGATCAGCGACTTGTCGTGGAGTCCGGCGAACGTGCCGATGACGCCATCCGTCGCGACCACTCCGCGGACGGTGTCGTCGGTGAAGCGGCGTTCGATGGTCTCGCCGAGCGGGCGCTCCACCAGCTCCTGCCAGAGCGCACCGTCGACGCGGGACCGCAGGTCCGCGGCGGGCTGGAGCGGCTCCAGGAGCGTGGGTGCGACGGCCTCGGCCAGCGAGCTCACCGAGCCGTAGAAGTCGGTCCAGGCGTCGTACTCCGCGTCGCTCCCCGTCAGCGCCCGGAACGACTCGCGAGTGACAGCACCCTCCGGTCGTTCGACCATCAGCCCGACGTCGCGGCCGGAGCGGCGTACCGGGGTGTACGACGCGACTGCGCGGGACCGGA from Kribbella sp. NBC_00709 carries:
- a CDS encoding helix-turn-helix transcriptional regulator encodes the protein MNRIDRLYALVEELRAAGPRGRTARQLAGHFEVSLRTIERDLSALGQAGVPLATKAGRGGGFTLDRSMSLPPLNFTPREAAAVAVALSRSEHVLFAKDARSALQKIVAAMPERALAEARATAQKVRLLVRPVADPDAAVAETIWRAVRGRCRCVRWWPRRCGVRRGRGGCGS
- a CDS encoding phytoene desaturase family protein yields the protein MKDFYDVVIVGGGHNGLVAATYLAQSGLSTLILEQQAHTGGAAVSERVFPGVDARLSRYSYLVSLLPDKVVADLGLSLDLRSRAVASYTPVRRSGRDVGLMVERPEGAVTRESFRALTGSDAEYDAWTDFYGSVSSLAEAVAPTLLEPLQPAADLRSRVDGALWQELVERPLGETIERRFTDDTVRGVVATDGVIGTFAGLHDKSLIQNRCFLYHLIGNGTGEWRVPVGGMGAVTDALAAAARRAGAVLVTNASVTSVEADGVRGSVTWLGGDGERSVDCSWVLSNVAPSTLAALRGQTGVEKPEGSQLKINLLLRRLPTLKTGDDPARAFAGTFHIDEDYSQLESAYQSALSGELPTVPPSEVYCHSLTDPSILSRELVASGHQTLTVFGVHFPARLFASDNDSVRAESVRRVLAGLESYLAEPLENCIARDADGNLCIEAKTPYDIEESVGMPGGHIFHGDLQWPWATDPADAGRWGTETDVANLLICGSGARRGGAVSGLGGHNAAMTILTR